In a single window of the Pseudodesulfovibrio profundus genome:
- a CDS encoding IS1595 family transposase, translating into MRKSRLSKDKQLRLIEHFVAGTTARCAADLVGVNVKTAAYYFHRLREIIAVEESCEGMDFGEFEVDESYFGGKRKGKRGRGAAGKVPVFGILKRGGKVYTQVIPDAKGKTLLPIIQERIQPDSVVYSDCWYGYNVLDVSAFKHFRINHSKLFADSHNHINGIENFWNQAKRHMRKFNGIPTKHFSLFLKECEWRFNNSNPRSQFKQLKQWVRRHMG; encoded by the coding sequence ATGCGAAAAAGTCGTTTGAGCAAGGACAAGCAGCTTCGTTTAATCGAACATTTTGTGGCTGGCACGACAGCTCGTTGCGCTGCCGATCTGGTTGGTGTGAACGTCAAAACAGCCGCCTATTACTTTCACCGGCTCCGGGAAATCATAGCGGTAGAAGAGTCCTGTGAAGGGATGGATTTTGGCGAATTTGAGGTCGATGAGAGCTACTTCGGTGGCAAGCGAAAGGGCAAAAGAGGACGTGGGGCGGCTGGTAAGGTTCCTGTTTTTGGAATCCTTAAAAGGGGCGGGAAGGTCTATACACAGGTGATTCCTGATGCGAAAGGTAAAACCTTGCTTCCCATTATTCAGGAAAGAATCCAGCCAGACAGTGTGGTTTACTCGGACTGCTGGTATGGCTACAATGTCCTTGATGTGTCAGCGTTCAAACACTTCCGAATCAACCACTCGAAGCTGTTTGCAGATAGCCACAACCACATCAATGGAATCGAGAATTTTTGGAACCAGGCCAAACGCCATATGAGGAAATTCAACGGCATTCCAACCAAGCATTTTTCTCTGTTTTTAAAGGAATGCGAGTGGCGTTTTAATAACAGCAATCCGCGAAGCCAGTTTAAACAACTGAAACAGTGGGTTAGAAGACATATGGGCTAG
- a CDS encoding glycerophosphodiester phosphodiesterase, which produces MFFDHLPQSGYVCAHRGARAHAPENTMLAAQRGLEFGADYWELDVHKVADGTLVVFHDDVLDRTTDISTHPDFSDRRSRRIRDYTWDELQKLDAGSWFITSDPFGTIAAGEMSANDLDLMRGQRIPSLKEALAFSRKHNLPVNVEIKNQAGAADDLSIVGDVVDIVHELNVQDLVLISSFNHDYLAEMKARYPEIPLAVLVENKHPEDIVAYLQRFGCTCYHPDYQMIDVALVSRLMEHGIRVAPYTVNDMDRAVSLASGGCFGIITDYPLSLRQRLSR; this is translated from the coding sequence GTGTTTTTCGACCATCTGCCACAATCCGGATATGTATGTGCTCACCGTGGCGCTCGGGCCCATGCTCCGGAGAACACAATGCTGGCTGCACAGCGAGGTCTTGAGTTTGGTGCCGATTACTGGGAGCTTGATGTTCACAAAGTCGCTGACGGCACGCTGGTGGTATTCCATGATGATGTCCTTGACCGCACCACGGATATCTCCACCCATCCGGATTTCTCTGACCGACGCTCAAGGCGAATACGTGACTATACTTGGGATGAACTCCAGAAGCTCGATGCCGGATCATGGTTCATAACAAGCGATCCCTTTGGCACTATTGCGGCTGGAGAGATGTCGGCTAACGATTTGGACTTGATGCGTGGGCAGCGTATCCCTTCATTGAAAGAGGCCCTTGCCTTCTCGCGAAAACATAACCTGCCAGTAAACGTTGAAATCAAAAATCAGGCCGGTGCCGCGGATGATCTGTCTATCGTTGGTGATGTTGTCGACATCGTGCATGAATTGAACGTCCAGGACCTTGTTCTCATTTCTTCATTCAATCACGACTACCTGGCTGAAATGAAAGCCAGATACCCTGAAATTCCATTAGCTGTTCTGGTGGAAAATAAACATCCGGAAGATATTGTTGCCTACCTTCAGCGATTTGGATGCACCTGCTATCATCCCGATTATCAAATGATTGATGTGGCGCTGGTTAGTAGATTGATGGAGCACGGGATTCGGGTGGCACCCTATACGGTGAACGACATGGATAGGGCGGTCAGTCTTGCCAGTGGCGGCTGCTTCGGGATCATAACCGATTACCCTCTTTCACTCAGACAGCGACTTTCCAGGTAG
- a CDS encoding glycoside hydrolase family 15 protein: MVRISGESAGIEGGEGVFLICNCWLAQCMAEMGRLEEAQTLLKRIEETANPLGLFAEEYDPKKGMLLGNYPQAFTHLGYVLAVMRVLEQQGPPEK, from the coding sequence GTGGTCCGAATTTCGGGGGAAAGCGCAGGCATCGAGGGAGGCGAGGGTGTTTTCCTCATCTGCAATTGCTGGCTCGCTCAGTGCATGGCGGAAATGGGGCGTCTGGAAGAGGCGCAAACATTGCTCAAACGCATTGAAGAAACCGCCAACCCGCTAGGCCTTTTTGCCGAAGAGTATGATCCCAAAAAAGGGATGCTTCTGGGGAACTATCCGCAGGCATTTACTCACCTGGGATACGTCCTTGCTGTTATGCGGGTGTTGGAGCAACAAGGACCACCTGAGAAATAG
- a CDS encoding VTT domain-containing protein, whose product MEDKDDILFTPEGATMAEASRAAFLVDACAYFSALSEAIRNAERSILIAGWDIDSRIKLDPVNSDEKLYELLNKCVEERPDLHIHVLIWDYPLAYSLDREPMQQLNFPLKTHENIHYQADSALPLGSSHHQKIVVIDDKIAFVGGIDLTAGRWDRPGHPPFEEHRVKPDGSHYLPYHDIQMLIEGEPVARIGDIVRKRWEWATDEELSPPQKTEGTPWPASVDPDMENENVVTAMTLPAFRGRQARREVESLYLHQIARAKKTIYIENQYFTSTSIRDALIERLQSHDCPEILIILPQMTTGLLEQLVMEPLQSEVLDTLAEQDKHNKLAVYCPFGDEDSCIAIKVHSKIMIIDDEFITVGSANLNDRSMGLDSECNLAFGSKEITNTLAHFRHRLMAHHIGIPMDQVTDMEPEKGMLGTVEELSRPTGRLVIEPKTRNENPLPVDPELIREFDTSHPGEYDTIMDDYSSSENSERSYLSFMGFGAILAGFIILALLWRFTPLSEYATPDALLHWAEQVQKMPMSPVLAILCFVVGGFILFPVTLLIVLTASIFSPVMAFFISLAGCLASALSVYYVGELLGHKQIKRLAGSKVKEISERLGKHGLASIVVTRVVPVAPYSVINLVAGASHIKLSTFLLGTVLGMGPGIVAMTLFGAQLINTLRNPGPGTLAILIGIVLLVVVAGTLVRRRLKRMRDDSDSTEESQS is encoded by the coding sequence ATGGAAGATAAAGACGATATTCTCTTCACCCCGGAAGGGGCAACAATGGCAGAAGCAAGCCGTGCCGCATTTCTTGTTGATGCCTGCGCATATTTTAGCGCCCTGTCCGAAGCAATCAGGAACGCTGAAAGAAGCATCCTGATTGCCGGATGGGATATTGACTCACGCATCAAGCTGGATCCAGTCAATAGCGACGAGAAGCTCTACGAATTGCTGAACAAATGCGTAGAAGAACGACCGGACCTGCATATACATGTTCTCATATGGGATTACCCGCTTGCCTACAGCTTGGACCGGGAACCCATGCAGCAACTGAATTTCCCGCTCAAAACGCATGAAAACATCCATTATCAGGCCGACTCGGCACTGCCGCTTGGGTCATCCCACCACCAGAAGATTGTCGTCATTGATGACAAGATAGCCTTTGTCGGAGGTATCGACCTCACCGCAGGAAGATGGGATCGGCCCGGTCATCCTCCCTTCGAAGAGCACAGGGTCAAACCCGATGGCAGCCACTACCTGCCCTATCATGACATTCAGATGCTCATTGAAGGTGAACCCGTGGCTCGGATCGGAGACATTGTTCGTAAACGCTGGGAGTGGGCAACCGACGAAGAGCTGTCGCCACCCCAAAAAACCGAAGGCACCCCGTGGCCCGCCTCTGTAGATCCGGACATGGAGAACGAAAATGTCGTTACCGCCATGACCTTGCCTGCTTTTCGAGGCAGACAGGCGCGGCGTGAGGTGGAGTCGCTCTACCTGCACCAAATCGCCCGAGCAAAAAAAACCATCTACATTGAGAATCAGTATTTCACCTCTACAAGCATACGCGATGCACTGATAGAACGGCTGCAAAGCCACGACTGCCCGGAAATACTGATCATCCTCCCTCAGATGACAACCGGATTACTCGAGCAGCTTGTCATGGAACCACTCCAGTCCGAAGTGCTCGACACCTTGGCTGAACAGGACAAACACAACAAGCTGGCAGTCTATTGCCCGTTCGGTGACGAGGATTCCTGCATTGCCATCAAGGTGCACTCAAAGATCATGATAATTGACGATGAGTTTATCACCGTGGGATCGGCGAATCTCAACGATCGATCCATGGGCTTGGATTCCGAGTGTAATCTCGCTTTTGGATCAAAGGAGATCACCAATACACTTGCTCATTTCCGCCACCGCCTGATGGCACATCACATAGGGATTCCCATGGATCAGGTCACAGACATGGAGCCTGAAAAAGGCATGCTGGGAACGGTCGAAGAACTGAGCCGCCCCACTGGCAGGCTCGTCATCGAGCCCAAAACCCGAAACGAAAATCCGCTCCCTGTTGACCCGGAGCTCATCCGGGAATTCGACACATCGCACCCAGGAGAATATGACACCATCATGGACGACTATTCGAGCTCTGAGAATTCCGAGCGAAGTTACCTTAGCTTCATGGGATTCGGCGCCATTTTGGCGGGGTTCATCATTCTGGCACTGCTTTGGCGTTTCACTCCATTGTCAGAGTACGCCACGCCTGATGCACTGCTACACTGGGCCGAACAGGTCCAAAAAATGCCCATGTCTCCGGTTCTCGCCATCCTGTGTTTTGTGGTTGGCGGCTTCATACTGTTCCCGGTCACTTTGCTTATCGTGCTGACCGCCAGTATTTTCTCCCCTGTGATGGCTTTCTTCATATCACTGGCAGGCTGTCTGGCTTCGGCTCTTTCCGTATATTATGTGGGCGAGTTGCTCGGACACAAGCAGATCAAGCGGCTTGCCGGATCAAAAGTAAAGGAAATCAGTGAACGTTTGGGCAAGCATGGACTGGCATCCATCGTCGTGACACGAGTGGTACCGGTTGCTCCCTATTCCGTTATCAACCTTGTGGCCGGTGCCTCACACATCAAGCTGAGTACATTTCTGCTCGGCACGGTTCTGGGCATGGGCCCCGGTATTGTTGCCATGACGTTGTTCGGAGCACAGTTGATCAATACGTTACGCAACCCGGGTCCCGGTACCCTTGCCATACTCATCGGCATCGTACTGCTTGTCGTGGTAGCTGGGACGTTGGTCAGACGCCGACTCAAGCGAATGAGGGATGATTCCGATTCAACGGAGGAGTCCCAATCGTGA
- a CDS encoding dihydrolipoyl dehydrogenase family protein, whose translation MKKEEYDVVVIGSGAAGGGVARKCNSAGLRVAVVERDGWGGVCPLRGCEPKKIFADTAHAVTRVRSMQKQGIVGDTRIDWDTLWNYKHTSTEPISDAVRDSLEKAGIAVIAGDARFDDNGDVEVPGYGVLQARNVVIGVGASPKIPDIPGNDLLLTSDDFLNLKTMPDSLIFIGGGFISFEFASVAAAVGAKATILNRSDRVLRGFDPDLAGRLVKAMESHGVSVLLNHSIDEVEKSKSGVSIVTSGENGKESFSASMAVVAVGRTPNIESLQLDKVGVEKSSEGIKVNGRLQSTNPRIYAAGDCVEPGLALTPVAALQADTIAANIIDDAGEESDLRGTGSTVFTDPPLMAVGLLEEEARERGESFTVYSGDAAKWSEHKRIGMDYAEYKVLVEKQTGTILGAHYLGQHAEEVANIFGLAIRYGLTRKELLAHPWAYPSFGYALRYMLS comes from the coding sequence TTGAAGAAAGAAGAATATGATGTCGTCGTTATCGGGTCAGGTGCTGCCGGAGGCGGAGTAGCAAGAAAATGCAATAGTGCCGGACTGCGAGTTGCCGTTGTGGAAAGAGATGGATGGGGCGGTGTCTGTCCGCTTCGAGGGTGTGAGCCAAAAAAAATTTTTGCCGATACTGCCCATGCCGTAACGCGCGTTCGTTCCATGCAGAAGCAGGGCATCGTGGGCGATACGCGGATAGATTGGGATACGCTGTGGAATTACAAACACACATCGACGGAACCCATTTCCGATGCGGTTCGCGATTCATTGGAAAAAGCGGGCATAGCGGTCATTGCGGGGGACGCTCGTTTTGATGATAACGGCGATGTCGAGGTCCCGGGGTACGGAGTTTTGCAGGCGCGCAATGTCGTGATTGGAGTGGGTGCCAGCCCAAAGATTCCAGATATCCCCGGGAATGACCTGCTGTTGACAAGCGACGACTTCCTGAATCTCAAGACCATGCCGGATTCCTTGATATTTATCGGTGGTGGTTTCATCTCGTTCGAGTTTGCGTCAGTAGCCGCTGCTGTCGGGGCCAAGGCGACCATATTGAACCGGAGTGATCGTGTTTTGCGGGGATTCGACCCGGATTTGGCTGGCCGACTGGTCAAGGCAATGGAATCACACGGTGTGAGCGTTTTGTTGAACCACTCCATTGATGAGGTTGAGAAGTCCAAGTCAGGAGTTTCGATTGTTACATCCGGGGAGAACGGCAAAGAATCGTTCAGTGCTTCAATGGCAGTTGTTGCGGTAGGCCGTACTCCCAATATTGAATCGCTACAGCTTGACAAGGTTGGCGTTGAAAAATCCTCAGAAGGCATCAAGGTCAATGGCCGACTCCAGAGTACCAATCCACGGATTTACGCTGCCGGTGATTGCGTCGAACCAGGACTTGCCTTGACCCCGGTCGCGGCGTTGCAGGCGGATACGATCGCCGCAAATATTATCGATGACGCAGGCGAGGAATCTGATTTGCGCGGAACCGGATCAACTGTTTTCACCGACCCCCCGCTTATGGCTGTGGGGTTGCTGGAAGAAGAGGCCCGGGAACGCGGCGAGTCCTTCACGGTGTATTCCGGTGATGCGGCCAAATGGTCGGAGCACAAACGCATCGGCATGGATTATGCCGAATACAAAGTGCTTGTAGAGAAGCAAACAGGTACAATTTTGGGAGCCCACTATCTGGGCCAGCACGCGGAAGAGGTGGCGAACATCTTCGGGTTGGCCATCCGTTATGGTCTGACGCGGAAGGAATTGCTTGCCCATCCGTGGGCGTATCCTTCTTTTGGCTATGCTCTGCGCTATATGCTTTCCTGA
- a CDS encoding glycoside hydrolase family 15 protein, with protein MYKDIGEYGIIGNLRTVALVAVDGSIDWFCYPHLDSPSVFAAILDADKGGSFAVGPDVPIDKLQCSQRYEEKTNILVSRMETGAGVLRVTDFMPVTKDQSNDSDSEEAEGTRIFRRVTVEKGQVSVRVRFAPAYDYAREKTSFSKLDGGAVAVGGDMELALTATRPLEIHDDAVVGTWSMSEGEEAWLRLGASAPDGRCSREDKACVTADSGLQALEYTTEYWREWMERSETECNYRFDEYTEMIERSALVLKLLQYRPTGVLAAAPTTSLPEEIGGTRNWDYRFTWIRDASFTLQAFYELGHIAEAEKFLDWLRSVLDRSRKSELQIMYGLREDSQLEEQELTHLDGHKDSRPVRIGNAAAGQVQMDIYGELMGVVSRLISHAGSISEEHWEVLRDICEYVHAHWQDPDAGIWEVRCEPQHFIFSKVMCWVALQRGVDMAEQHGFDCDVERWEEAMSAIRQEVLEQGFDAQRSTFVQHYDTTELDASCLLIPIMGFLPFDDPRVIGTVEAIQQELQDGGLIRRYTSEDGCASPHPLDH; from the coding sequence ATGTACAAGGATATTGGCGAGTATGGGATCATAGGTAATCTGCGAACTGTTGCGCTGGTGGCAGTTGACGGGAGTATCGACTGGTTCTGCTATCCCCACCTCGACTCTCCATCCGTTTTTGCCGCCATACTTGATGCAGATAAAGGTGGCAGTTTTGCGGTCGGGCCTGATGTGCCAATCGATAAGTTGCAGTGTTCTCAGCGGTATGAGGAGAAAACCAATATCCTTGTTTCCCGCATGGAGACCGGAGCTGGTGTGCTTCGTGTGACCGACTTCATGCCTGTGACCAAAGATCAATCCAATGATTCAGATTCAGAAGAGGCAGAAGGGACGCGCATTTTTCGCCGGGTGACGGTGGAGAAAGGACAGGTGTCGGTTCGCGTTCGTTTTGCCCCTGCCTATGATTATGCGCGTGAGAAGACTTCATTCTCCAAACTGGACGGTGGAGCAGTGGCTGTGGGGGGTGACATGGAGTTGGCTCTGACTGCCACCAGACCTCTGGAAATCCATGATGATGCAGTGGTCGGCACGTGGAGCATGAGTGAAGGAGAAGAGGCGTGGCTCCGCCTGGGGGCCAGTGCTCCCGATGGGAGATGCAGCAGAGAGGATAAGGCGTGCGTAACCGCGGATTCCGGGCTTCAGGCGCTGGAGTATACTACTGAGTATTGGCGGGAGTGGATGGAGAGAAGCGAGACCGAGTGTAATTATCGTTTCGATGAGTACACTGAAATGATTGAACGATCTGCGCTGGTTCTCAAACTGCTTCAGTACCGTCCGACAGGTGTTCTGGCAGCCGCTCCGACGACTTCCTTGCCTGAAGAAATCGGGGGAACCCGTAATTGGGATTACCGATTTACATGGATACGTGACGCTTCATTCACGTTGCAGGCATTTTATGAACTGGGTCATATCGCTGAAGCCGAAAAGTTTCTTGATTGGCTGCGATCAGTTCTGGACCGAAGCAGAAAGAGTGAACTACAAATCATGTATGGTCTTCGAGAGGATAGTCAGCTTGAAGAGCAGGAGTTGACGCATCTTGATGGGCATAAGGATTCTCGGCCAGTCAGAATTGGTAACGCGGCTGCCGGGCAGGTTCAGATGGATATCTACGGTGAGCTGATGGGTGTTGTCTCGCGTCTTATCAGTCATGCCGGGAGTATCAGTGAGGAGCATTGGGAGGTGCTCAGAGATATTTGTGAATATGTCCATGCGCATTGGCAGGACCCGGATGCAGGTATTTGGGAAGTCAGGTGTGAACCACAACATTTTATCTTTTCCAAGGTCATGTGCTGGGTCGCGTTGCAACGGGGCGTGGACATGGCCGAGCAGCATGGCTTCGATTGTGATGTTGAGCGTTGGGAAGAGGCGATGTCGGCGATTCGTCAGGAAGTCCTGGAACAGGGGTTTGACGCCCAGCGCAGTACCTTTGTTCAACATTACGACACCACGGAGCTGGACGCTTCCTGCCTGTTGATTCCGATCATGGGATTTCTCCCGTTTGATGATCCAAGGGTTATCGGGACTGTTGAAGCAATACAGCAGGAACTGCAGGATGGAGGGCTGATCCGTCGGTATACCAGCGAAGATGGCTGCGCCTCCCCCCATCCTTTGGACCACTGA
- a CDS encoding ABC transporter permease translates to MPRSRLAFWIFFAPVISWLLLLIILPHLDLLTMSFRGENDYGDVVWTLQNYRNFFTEPIYWLTFVRTALYAVITTFICFLIAMPVSFYIAKLARSKVQGALMILLLLPFWVSELVRIYGWMILLRESGVLNFFMLKLGLIDRPIEMLYNDATMIMGLVYTSMLFMVVPLVSVMESLDDSLIEAAHDLGAGQLTIWRTIIIPHCKPGITSGSIVVFMLALGNYLTPNLMGGKNSLWFTEQIYNQFIASFNWNQGSAFGFLLLLLSSLIIWIGLKITRQKLGEVAS, encoded by the coding sequence ATGCCGCGTTCACGTCTTGCATTCTGGATATTTTTTGCGCCGGTGATCTCCTGGCTGCTGCTTCTGATCATTCTCCCGCATCTTGATCTGTTAACCATGAGTTTTCGTGGGGAGAATGATTACGGTGATGTAGTCTGGACACTTCAGAATTACAGGAATTTCTTTACCGAACCTATCTACTGGCTGACGTTTGTTCGCACGGCTCTGTACGCTGTCATCACGACGTTCATCTGCTTTTTGATCGCCATGCCGGTCTCCTTCTATATCGCCAAACTGGCCAGATCAAAGGTGCAGGGGGCCTTGATGATCCTCCTGCTGCTCCCATTCTGGGTCAGTGAACTGGTCCGTATCTACGGATGGATGATTCTGCTACGCGAGTCCGGCGTGCTCAACTTCTTCATGCTGAAGTTGGGGCTCATCGATAGGCCCATCGAAATGCTGTACAATGACGCCACCATGATCATGGGGTTGGTCTATACTTCCATGCTGTTCATGGTCGTGCCGCTTGTTTCCGTCATGGAGAGTCTTGATGACAGCCTCATCGAAGCGGCCCATGACCTGGGGGCCGGGCAACTGACCATCTGGCGAACCATCATCATACCGCATTGCAAGCCCGGTATTACTTCCGGCTCCATCGTGGTGTTCATGTTGGCACTGGGGAATTACCTGACTCCCAATCTCATGGGCGGAAAGAATTCGCTCTGGTTCACGGAACAGATTTACAACCAGTTCATTGCCAGCTTCAATTGGAATCAAGGCTCAGCCTTCGGATTCCTGCTGCTTCTGCTCAGTTCCCTCATTATCTGGATTGGGCTTAAAATCACCCGTCAGAAACTTGGGGAGGTCGCATCATGA
- a CDS encoding ABC transporter permease, with amino-acid sequence MIRSLPRSKTYDFSFNCFIVLYFIFLFAPLVVTCVLAFNDSNFPSLPWQGFSLDWFVADGPDRVGLFHDDQNLRAIMTSFKTAFFVSILSVVVGTCASFLFEQEEFRFKGVLYFLMLAPLVIPGVILGISLLLAANTAGTYFDMNFGIDVELFRPSFWLVVVGQFSFITTFVTLVVSARLRKFDHSLEEAALNLGATQLGVIWHITLKFLRPAIIGAGAVAFLMSFENFNTTLFLVGSEPTLPINLYLQVRDGSTPVINAVSLLLIVGTSLMALANFYFTKRGE; translated from the coding sequence ATGATTCGCTCTCTGCCACGTAGCAAAACATACGACTTTTCATTCAACTGTTTTATTGTATTGTATTTTATATTCCTTTTTGCACCGCTTGTCGTCACCTGTGTGCTGGCGTTCAATGATTCCAATTTTCCGTCCTTGCCATGGCAGGGATTTAGCCTCGACTGGTTTGTGGCTGATGGACCGGATCGGGTCGGTCTTTTCCATGACGACCAGAATCTGCGTGCCATTATGACGAGTTTCAAGACGGCCTTTTTCGTTTCCATCCTGAGTGTTGTCGTGGGGACGTGCGCCAGCTTCCTGTTCGAGCAGGAAGAGTTTCGCTTCAAGGGGGTACTGTATTTTCTGATGCTCGCGCCGCTGGTTATTCCAGGCGTTATTCTGGGTATCTCGCTGCTCCTGGCTGCCAATACGGCTGGGACGTATTTTGATATGAACTTCGGTATCGATGTGGAATTGTTTCGCCCCAGCTTCTGGCTGGTTGTCGTAGGTCAGTTCTCTTTCATCACGACGTTCGTCACTCTTGTGGTTTCCGCACGGCTTCGCAAATTCGACCATTCTTTGGAGGAGGCTGCGCTGAACCTCGGAGCCACACAGCTTGGTGTTATTTGGCACATCACATTGAAGTTCCTGCGTCCGGCCATAATCGGCGCCGGAGCCGTGGCCTTTTTGATGAGTTTTGAAAACTTCAACACCACGTTGTTCCTCGTCGGATCGGAACCGACACTCCCCATTAATCTGTACTTGCAGGTTCGGGACGGAAGTACCCCGGTTATCAATGCGGTTTCCCTGTTGTTGATTGTCGGCACATCGTTGATGGCATTGGCCAATTTCTATTTCACCAAACGAGGTGAGTAG
- a CDS encoding IS3 family transposase (programmed frameshift), whose protein sequence is MTKSSKRRKHSDKFKAKVALEAIRGVKTLAQLAAEYKVHPNQISTWKRQLLENVDDIFSSGKKAKSQEEITAPLFEEIGRLKMDIKWLEKKLSLPLEVRRQWIKPDREYSIRRQCKLAGISRSGFYYKPVAESDENLALMRLIDEQYLRQPDYGSPRMTDWLRTQGHQVNHKRVERLMQMMGLQAITPGPHTSVPNPEHPVFPYLLKGVAIERKNQVWSADITYIPMQRGFLYLVAVIDWWSRFVLAWELSNSMDSSFCVDALNKALRISTPEVFNTDQGAQFTSREFTGVLQSKGIAISMDGKGRAIDNVFIERLWWTVKYEDIYPRAYCDGIELYHGLTRYFRYYNEERGHSSLDKRTPADVYRGNLNVH, encoded by the exons ATGACAAAGAGCAGCAAAAGACGGAAACATTCGGACAAGTTTAAGGCCAAGGTCGCACTTGAGGCGATTCGTGGCGTGAAGACGCTTGCGCAACTGGCTGCGGAGTACAAAGTGCACCCCAATCAGATTTCCACGTGGAAGCGGCAGCTCCTTGAGAATGTCGATGACATCTTTTCCAGTGGCAAGAAAGCCAAAAGCCAGGAGGAGATAACCGCACCGTTATTTGAGGAGATCGGTCGGCTCAAGATGGACATCAAGTGGCTTGAAAAAAAGTTG AGCCTGCCGCTTGAGGTGCGCCGCCAGTGGATCAAACCAGATCGGGAGTATTCCATCCGGCGGCAATGCAAGTTGGCAGGCATTTCCCGTTCGGGATTTTACTACAAGCCTGTAGCCGAATCCGATGAAAATTTGGCCCTGATGCGTCTGATCGACGAGCAGTACCTGCGTCAGCCTGATTACGGCTCGCCGCGCATGACAGATTGGCTGAGGACACAAGGGCATCAGGTCAACCACAAGCGGGTTGAGCGACTGATGCAGATGATGGGCTTGCAGGCCATTACTCCAGGGCCGCATACGAGTGTCCCCAACCCGGAGCATCCCGTGTTTCCTTATCTGCTGAAAGGAGTTGCCATTGAACGAAAAAATCAAGTCTGGAGCGCTGATATCACCTACATCCCCATGCAGCGCGGCTTTCTGTACCTGGTGGCAGTGATAGACTGGTGGAGCCGCTTCGTGCTGGCTTGGGAGCTATCGAACTCGATGGATAGTTCTTTCTGCGTGGATGCGCTCAACAAGGCTTTGCGCATCTCTACGCCGGAGGTGTTCAACACGGACCAGGGAGCGCAGTTCACGAGTCGTGAATTTACCGGAGTTCTGCAGAGCAAGGGAATTGCAATCAGCATGGACGGCAAAGGTCGCGCAATCGACAACGTCTTCATTGAGCGGCTGTGGTGGACGGTGAAATATGAGGATATTTACCCCAGGGCGTACTGTGATGGGATCGAGCTATACCATGGGCTTACGCGCTATTTTCGGTACTACAACGAGGAGCGCGGTCATTCGTCGTTGGACAAAAGAACTCCCGCTGACGTATACAGGGGCAACTTGAATGTTCATTGA
- a CDS encoding endonuclease/exonuclease/phosphatase family protein → MTRPLPAQHLRVATYNIHSWQGMDGKRDPDRIFEAVAHLDADLLALQEVISPQDTSAACPLREMASRQGYHVTYGHTLLRQDSHYGNALLSRKEPVRVLRHDLSFPEREPRGALETIFSYDGVTVKAVATHLGLNPKERAYQMDRLFPLLAAKDADITLFLGDFNDWYAWSAVRRRIRGLFGPQPQPRTFPSIFPILALDKVHVRPTSRLEEVTPIRTDKTKKASDHLPLVATVDITQESASNAD, encoded by the coding sequence GTGACCCGTCCCCTGCCAGCGCAGCATCTTCGTGTTGCGACCTACAACATACACAGTTGGCAAGGCATGGATGGAAAACGAGACCCTGATCGTATTTTCGAGGCTGTTGCCCACCTGGATGCCGACCTACTGGCTCTTCAGGAGGTAATATCTCCACAAGACACATCAGCCGCCTGCCCACTCCGGGAAATGGCGTCCAGACAAGGGTATCATGTAACCTACGGCCACACGTTACTTCGCCAGGACTCCCACTACGGCAATGCGCTGCTGAGCAGGAAAGAGCCTGTCCGCGTGCTGCGACATGACCTCAGCTTCCCCGAGCGAGAACCCCGAGGAGCACTGGAAACCATATTCTCGTATGATGGGGTAACCGTAAAAGCTGTTGCAACCCACTTGGGGCTGAATCCCAAAGAGCGGGCATACCAAATGGACAGACTTTTCCCGCTACTGGCTGCCAAAGATGCTGACATAACCCTGTTCCTTGGAGACTTTAACGATTGGTACGCCTGGAGCGCAGTGCGTCGACGCATACGAGGACTTTTCGGACCACAACCACAACCACGAACCTTTCCAAGCATTTTCCCTATACTTGCACTGGATAAAGTACATGTCAGACCAACGAGCCGACTTGAAGAAGTCACGCCAATTCGAACCGACAAGACGAAAAAAGCGTCGGACCATCTTCCGCTAGTAGCAACCGTGGACATAACTCAAGAGAGCGCCTCAAACGCTGATTGA